In Halorubrum sp. BV1, the following proteins share a genomic window:
- the cca gene encoding CCA tRNA nucleotidyltransferase, translating into MSDTDAADLDAVLDRIRERVIPEPEERERLRSVAVDLVARAREAISDLPVDADVVQVGSTARGTWVSGDRDIDLFVRFAADLNREQLEEYGLAVGHAVLPDGHEEYAEHPYVKGSHEGFDVDLVPCHDVESAGELVSAVDRTPFHDAYLSARLDDDLADDVVLAKAFLKGIGAYGSDLRTEGFSGYLTELLVLELGGFVPLVESARSWHPPMEFDPESHAERTFDDPLVVVDPTDPTRNVAAVLSAANLARLQHYARDLLAAPRIELFETEPPDPLDAAGVRDHVHRRETTPVAVTFDAPDLVDDQLWPQLRRSLDGIVRGLDAHGFDVLRAQAMVSDDSDTVPHGTAPRDTAENGSGSEDAGGIGGWNGPVRRAALYAELEVAERPAVERHEGPPVAVKNHAESFYESYADDVDPDTYGPFIDGDRYVVERERAFTTVRDYLESDAATDVALGAQVDRAFSDRDVLVGDAVATLADEFGGALREFYEPHP; encoded by the coding sequence ATGAGCGACACCGACGCGGCCGACCTCGACGCGGTTCTGGATCGGATCCGCGAGCGGGTCATCCCCGAACCGGAGGAGCGGGAGCGGCTTCGATCGGTCGCTGTCGACCTCGTCGCGCGGGCCCGCGAGGCGATCTCCGACCTCCCCGTCGACGCCGACGTGGTGCAGGTGGGATCGACCGCGCGGGGTACGTGGGTCTCCGGCGACCGCGACATCGATCTGTTCGTCCGGTTCGCCGCCGACCTCAACCGCGAGCAGCTGGAGGAGTACGGGCTCGCCGTCGGCCACGCGGTGCTCCCGGACGGACACGAGGAGTACGCCGAACACCCCTACGTGAAGGGGTCCCATGAGGGGTTCGACGTCGATCTGGTTCCGTGTCACGACGTGGAAAGCGCCGGCGAGTTGGTCTCCGCGGTCGACCGAACGCCGTTTCACGACGCCTACCTCTCAGCTCGGTTAGACGACGACCTCGCCGACGACGTGGTGCTCGCGAAGGCGTTTCTGAAGGGTATCGGCGCGTACGGAAGCGACCTCCGTACCGAGGGGTTCTCCGGCTACCTCACCGAGCTGCTCGTGTTGGAACTCGGCGGGTTCGTTCCGCTCGTCGAGTCCGCCCGAAGCTGGCACCCCCCGATGGAGTTCGACCCGGAGAGCCACGCCGAGCGGACGTTCGACGACCCCCTCGTCGTCGTCGATCCGACCGACCCGACGCGGAACGTGGCCGCGGTCCTCTCGGCGGCGAACCTCGCACGGCTCCAGCACTACGCCCGCGACCTGCTCGCCGCGCCGCGCATCGAGCTGTTCGAGACGGAACCGCCCGACCCGCTCGACGCGGCGGGCGTCCGCGACCACGTGCATCGCCGAGAGACGACGCCGGTGGCGGTGACGTTCGACGCACCCGATCTGGTCGACGACCAGCTGTGGCCACAGCTCCGTCGGTCCCTCGACGGGATCGTACGCGGGCTCGACGCCCACGGGTTCGACGTGCTTCGGGCACAGGCGATGGTGAGCGACGACTCTGATACAGTGCCTCACGGAACCGCGCCACGCGACACCGCCGAGAACGGGTCGGGGAGTGAGGACGCGGGCGGCATAGGCGGATGGAACGGTCCGGTCCGACGGGCCGCGCTATACGCCGAACTGGAGGTGGCCGAGCGCCCCGCAGTCGAGCGGCACGAGGGGCCGCCCGTCGCCGTCAAAAACCACGCGGAGAGCTTTTACGAGTCGTACGCCGACGACGTCGATCCGGACACGTACGGACCCTTCATCGACGGGGATCGGTACGTCGTCGAGCGCGAACGCGCGTTCACGACCGTTCGCGACTACCTCGAAAGCGACGCCGCCACCGACGTCGCGCTCGGGGCACAGGTGGACCGCGCCTTCAGCGACCGCGACGTGTTAGTCGGCGACGCCGTCGCGACGCTCGCCGACGAGTTCGGCGGCGCGCTTCGGGAGTTCTACGAGCCGCACCCGTGA
- a CDS encoding TAXI family TRAP transporter solute-binding subunit: MSSKETRRRFLEATGVAGIAALAGCSGNGGDGGDGSDGSDGSDGGDGSDGSDGMDDGSDGSDGGDSSTRLSWHAGGTGGTYYPLSNEIKTIVEENTDFSLNVQSTGASVENVGSLADGSADFALIQNDVAYFAKNGTGIEAFQDNAIDSLQGVATLYPETITLVTLADSGIESLSDLSGATINTGDLGSGTQVNANQILDAVGITDYNEQNAGFSQASEQLANGDIDAAFVVGGWPVGAIEDLANTNDINIVPIAGDNREAIKDAASWFADDTIPGGTYTGVDEAVETVAVQAMIATHSGVDADTVETVTAAIFDNLDDLTIKTDFITVDSAQDGMSIELNDGAAAYFDV, from the coding sequence ATGTCTTCCAAAGAAACCAGACGGCGATTTCTCGAAGCGACCGGCGTGGCCGGCATTGCAGCGCTCGCTGGCTGTAGCGGAAACGGCGGCGACGGTGGCGACGGCTCGGACGGCTCCGACGGAAGCGACGGTGGCGACGGCTCGGACGGCTCCGACGGAATGGACGACGGGTCCGACGGGTCCGACGGCGGCGATTCGAGCACCCGCCTGAGCTGGCACGCCGGCGGGACGGGCGGCACGTACTACCCGCTCTCGAACGAGATCAAGACGATAGTTGAGGAGAACACTGACTTCTCGCTGAACGTCCAGTCAACGGGTGCGAGCGTCGAGAACGTCGGCAGCCTCGCCGACGGCTCCGCCGACTTCGCGCTGATCCAGAACGACGTCGCCTACTTCGCGAAGAACGGCACCGGTATCGAGGCGTTCCAGGACAACGCCATCGACAGCCTCCAGGGCGTCGCGACGCTGTACCCCGAGACGATCACGCTCGTCACCCTGGCTGACTCCGGCATCGAGAGCCTGAGCGACCTCAGCGGCGCGACGATCAACACCGGCGACCTCGGATCCGGGACGCAGGTCAACGCGAACCAGATCCTCGATGCGGTCGGGATCACCGACTACAACGAGCAGAACGCCGGCTTCTCGCAGGCGTCCGAACAGCTCGCGAACGGCGACATCGACGCGGCGTTCGTCGTCGGCGGCTGGCCGGTCGGCGCTATCGAGGACCTCGCGAACACCAACGACATCAACATCGTCCCGATCGCGGGCGACAACCGCGAGGCCATCAAGGACGCTGCCTCGTGGTTCGCCGACGACACCATCCCTGGCGGCACCTACACCGGCGTCGACGAAGCTGTCGAGACCGTCGCGGTGCAGGCGATGATCGCCACGCACTCCGGCGTGGACGCCGACACCGTCGAGACGGTCACCGCGGCCATCTTCGACAACCTCGACGACCTGACGATCAAGACGGACTTCATTACCGTCGACAGCGCACAGGACGGGATGTCCATCGAGCTCAACGACGGCGCGGCGGCGTACTTCGACGTCTGA
- a CDS encoding TRAP transporter fused permease subunit, producing MSTNDTHSGGSEEISREEAEELIDEIERRRSLQGLAALVVAVIGISFSLFQLALAARSFTFSISVPLVGAVNVSLQLLQANAIHVAFALVLTFLMFPATMGEGAFSRRLGRAADAVTDRLGRSNPLSRGVEGARGAVRWAFVDPNRSRVTPFDVACMAVAALSAFYFLTEFSEIQNMRVFGIDSGRPLTAVYPFLEPILGGVPFVSEYSYAMLLGVLGVLLVLEATRRTLGLPLMIIVGSFIVYARWGYLISTGTPFLGLLAIPELTWPDIVQNLWYNTENGVFGIPVTVSVSFIYIFILFGSFLEMSGAGQWFIDLAYAATGKRKGGPAKASILASGFMGTISGSSIANTVTTGAFTIPLMKRSGYSPEFSGAVESSASSGGQILPPVMGAAAFLMVQYTATPFREIIILATIPAIVFFFGVWVMVHLKAVQEGIGGIEDPDAATLGEHLTRGWFYLVPIVLLLYYLIGARLSVSRSAWFTLVALVALISFIAAYSDETRAFLFGATAVVFGAEVVSYVVAGVPITGLVGGTAGTGVGVAEAVSIVGPRIGWYAMLASVVTMLVYADVQSAILDLNPTVQDAAESAGSTAGRDLGDNQLFRVGTFVVKSMEEGARTAVPVVIAVAAAGIIPGVISVSGLGPNLTSLLLALSGGSIVVMLLVTAVASIILGMGMPTTVTYIILISMLATPLVEFGIPLLAAHLFILYFGVIADITPPVAVAAYAASGVAKSDPFETGVKAFSLSLNKAIVPFAFVLAPGIVLLRRKENAAELGIREQYRVVNVADLAELSYSVPEILIPVAGVFLGVIALGATVIGTLYTDVNRVERIAFALSSLLLMAPGLLSESAFDVLGLAGVTVSVNALLLDLTLRGVGLVLFAAFALKNRRESGPRPEQSPTETAA from the coding sequence ATGAGCACAAACGACACTCACTCCGGCGGAAGCGAGGAGATTTCGAGAGAGGAGGCCGAAGAACTCATCGACGAGATCGAGCGCCGGCGGTCGCTACAGGGGCTCGCCGCGCTCGTCGTCGCCGTGATCGGCATCTCCTTTTCGCTCTTCCAACTGGCGCTCGCCGCCCGGAGTTTCACGTTCTCGATCTCGGTCCCTCTCGTCGGGGCCGTGAACGTCTCTCTCCAACTGCTCCAAGCGAACGCGATCCACGTCGCCTTCGCGCTGGTGCTCACGTTCCTGATGTTCCCGGCCACGATGGGTGAGGGCGCGTTCTCGCGCCGCCTCGGCCGCGCCGCAGACGCCGTCACGGACCGGCTCGGACGATCGAACCCGCTCTCACGGGGCGTTGAGGGCGCTCGCGGCGCGGTCCGCTGGGCGTTCGTCGATCCGAACCGCAGCCGGGTCACGCCCTTCGACGTGGCCTGTATGGCCGTCGCGGCCCTCTCAGCGTTCTACTTCCTGACGGAGTTCTCCGAGATCCAGAACATGCGCGTGTTCGGGATCGATTCGGGGCGACCGCTCACAGCCGTCTACCCCTTCCTGGAACCGATCCTCGGCGGAGTGCCGTTCGTCAGCGAGTACTCGTACGCGATGCTCCTCGGCGTCCTCGGCGTTCTCCTCGTGTTAGAGGCCACCCGCCGGACGCTCGGGCTCCCCCTCATGATCATCGTCGGCTCGTTCATCGTCTACGCCCGGTGGGGGTACCTGATCAGCACCGGGACGCCGTTCCTCGGCCTGCTCGCCATCCCGGAGCTGACGTGGCCCGACATCGTCCAGAACCTCTGGTATAACACGGAAAACGGGGTGTTCGGCATCCCGGTCACCGTCTCAGTCAGCTTCATTTACATCTTCATCCTGTTCGGTTCGTTCCTGGAGATGAGCGGGGCGGGCCAGTGGTTCATCGACTTGGCGTACGCCGCCACCGGCAAGCGAAAGGGCGGTCCCGCGAAGGCGAGCATCCTCGCGAGCGGCTTCATGGGGACGATATCCGGCTCGTCTATCGCGAACACGGTCACCACGGGCGCGTTCACGATCCCGCTTATGAAGCGGTCGGGCTACTCGCCGGAGTTCTCCGGCGCGGTCGAGTCGTCGGCCTCTTCGGGCGGCCAGATCCTTCCGCCGGTGATGGGGGCCGCGGCCTTTCTGATGGTCCAGTACACGGCAACGCCGTTCCGCGAGATCATCATCTTGGCGACGATCCCGGCGATCGTCTTCTTTTTCGGCGTCTGGGTGATGGTTCACCTCAAGGCCGTACAGGAGGGGATCGGCGGGATAGAGGACCCGGACGCCGCGACGCTCGGCGAACACCTCACACGCGGGTGGTTCTACCTCGTTCCGATCGTCCTGCTGCTCTACTACCTCATCGGCGCGCGGCTCTCGGTCTCGCGGTCCGCGTGGTTCACGCTCGTCGCCCTGGTTGCGCTCATCTCCTTCATCGCGGCGTACAGCGACGAGACACGCGCGTTCCTCTTCGGTGCGACCGCAGTCGTCTTCGGAGCCGAGGTGGTGAGCTACGTCGTGGCCGGCGTTCCGATCACCGGGCTCGTCGGAGGTACCGCGGGCACCGGCGTCGGCGTCGCAGAAGCGGTCTCGATCGTCGGTCCCCGGATCGGCTGGTACGCCATGCTCGCCAGCGTCGTGACGATGCTCGTGTACGCGGACGTGCAGTCTGCGATCCTCGATCTCAATCCCACGGTGCAGGACGCGGCCGAGTCGGCCGGCTCGACCGCCGGCCGCGACCTCGGCGACAACCAGCTGTTCCGGGTCGGGACGTTCGTGGTAAAATCGATGGAGGAGGGCGCGCGCACGGCGGTCCCCGTCGTCATCGCCGTCGCCGCCGCCGGGATCATCCCCGGCGTCATCAGCGTCTCCGGGCTCGGGCCGAACCTCACCTCCCTGCTCCTCGCCCTCTCGGGCGGTTCGATCGTCGTCATGCTGCTCGTGACGGCCGTCGCGAGCATCATTCTCGGCATGGGGATGCCGACGACGGTGACGTACATCATCCTGATATCGATGCTCGCGACGCCGCTCGTTGAGTTCGGAATCCCGCTTCTGGCGGCGCACCTGTTCATCCTCTATTTCGGCGTCATCGCCGACATCACGCCCCCGGTCGCCGTCGCCGCCTACGCCGCGAGCGGCGTCGCGAAGTCCGACCCGTTCGAGACGGGCGTGAAGGCGTTCTCGCTCTCTCTCAACAAGGCGATCGTCCCCTTCGCGTTCGTGCTCGCGCCGGGTATCGTGCTGCTGCGCCGGAAGGAGAACGCCGCCGAACTCGGCATCCGCGAGCAGTACCGCGTGGTCAACGTCGCCGACCTCGCCGAACTGTCCTACTCCGTCCCGGAGATCCTGATCCCGGTCGCCGGCGTCTTCCTCGGCGTCATCGCGCTCGGCGCGACCGTCATCGGGACGCTGTACACCGACGTCAACCGCGTCGAGCGCATCGCCTTCGCGCTCAGTTCGCTGCTGCTCATGGCCCCGGGACTCCTCTCGGAGTCCGCCTTCGACGTGCTCGGGCTGGCCGGTGTGACGGTCTCCGTGAACGCGCTCCTGCTCGACCTGACGCTGCGCGGCGTCGGGCTCGTCCTGTTCGCCGCGTTCGCCCTGAAGAACCGCCGGGAGAGCGGCCCACGACCGGAGCAGTCGCCGACCGAGACGGCGGCCTGA
- a CDS encoding archaemetzincin family Zn-dependent metalloprotease produces the protein MLVDIVPVGEVTPRVKREASAALRLVYDCDVTVHDDQPIPETAYDSGRDQYRAEDLIETVGRVGGGEKNIGITSQDLYYRRRNYVFGLAYLNGSGSVISTHRLRTSSDGGVSTKPAIDVFADRVRKEVVHEIGHTLGLEHCDNSKCVMSFSPTVREVDVKEENLCGTCSRLVR, from the coding sequence ATGCTCGTGGACATCGTTCCTGTCGGGGAGGTCACCCCCCGCGTGAAACGGGAGGCCTCCGCTGCGCTCCGATTGGTGTACGACTGTGACGTCACGGTCCACGACGACCAGCCGATCCCCGAGACCGCCTACGACTCGGGGCGCGACCAGTACCGTGCCGAGGATCTCATCGAGACCGTCGGTCGCGTCGGCGGCGGCGAAAAGAACATCGGTATCACGTCTCAGGACCTGTACTACCGCCGCCGGAACTACGTGTTCGGACTGGCGTACCTGAACGGCAGCGGCTCCGTCATCTCGACTCACCGGTTGCGCACCTCCTCCGACGGCGGCGTCTCGACCAAACCCGCGATCGACGTGTTCGCCGACCGCGTCCGCAAGGAGGTCGTCCACGAGATCGGTCACACGCTGGGGTTGGAACACTGCGATAACAGCAAATGCGTGATGTCGTTTTCGCCCACGGTCCGCGAGGTCGACGTGAAAGAGGAGAACCTCTGTGGTACCTGTTCTCGGCTCGTACGCTAG
- a CDS encoding aminomethyltransferase family protein, with translation MTLVSGTHGAHGATYRDRGGRQVVDHYGKSERVGGAVRKVVGAIEMGYGVLAVSGTDRVEFVDNAVSNRVPAEDGQGVYALLLDPQGGIETDMYVYNAGERLLVFLPPERADAVADDWSEKVFIQDVEIADVSEEFGVFGVHGPKSTEKIASVLGGPGAPEEPLSFVRGSMVDAGVTVIATDSPLGEEGYEVICAADDAEEVFDTLLTRGLNAAPFGYRTWDALTAEAGTPLFEYELEGTVPNVLGLRNALDFEKGCYVGQEVVSRVENQGRPSRRLAGLALDGLADAVAEVDGDADPEGYDALLPTPGAAVFAGDEAVGEVTRAAVGPASGDPIALALVGFDADLDGATVRVAGDEVAASRADLPFVDGSARSARLPAYPSDE, from the coding sequence ATGACGCTCGTCTCCGGAACTCACGGCGCTCACGGCGCGACGTACCGCGACCGCGGCGGCCGGCAGGTGGTCGACCATTACGGGAAATCCGAGCGCGTCGGCGGGGCGGTCCGGAAGGTCGTCGGCGCGATCGAGATGGGGTACGGCGTGCTCGCGGTCTCCGGGACGGACCGCGTCGAGTTCGTCGACAACGCGGTCTCGAACCGCGTCCCGGCCGAGGACGGACAGGGGGTGTACGCCCTCCTCCTCGACCCGCAGGGCGGCATCGAGACGGACATGTACGTGTACAACGCGGGCGAGCGGCTGCTCGTCTTCCTCCCGCCGGAGCGCGCGGACGCGGTCGCCGACGACTGGTCGGAGAAGGTGTTCATCCAAGACGTCGAGATCGCGGACGTCTCCGAGGAGTTCGGCGTGTTCGGCGTCCACGGTCCCAAATCCACCGAGAAGATCGCCTCCGTGCTCGGCGGCCCCGGCGCGCCCGAGGAGCCGCTCTCCTTCGTCCGCGGGTCGATGGTCGACGCCGGCGTCACCGTTATCGCGACGGACTCGCCGCTCGGCGAGGAGGGGTACGAGGTGATCTGCGCGGCCGACGACGCAGAAGAGGTGTTCGACACTCTCCTCACCCGCGGACTCAACGCCGCCCCGTTCGGCTACCGGACGTGGGACGCGCTCACCGCGGAGGCCGGGACTCCGCTCTTCGAGTACGAACTGGAGGGAACGGTGCCGAACGTGCTCGGCCTGCGGAACGCCCTCGACTTCGAGAAGGGGTGTTACGTCGGCCAGGAGGTCGTCTCCCGCGTCGAGAATCAGGGACGGCCGAGCCGTCGGCTCGCCGGCCTTGCGCTCGACGGACTCGCCGACGCGGTCGCCGAGGTCGACGGCGACGCCGATCCCGAGGGGTACGACGCGCTCCTGCCGACGCCCGGTGCCGCCGTGTTCGCCGGCGACGAGGCGGTCGGCGAGGTGACTCGCGCCGCGGTCGGCCCCGCCTCCGGCGATCCCATCGCACTCGCGCTCGTCGGCTTCGACGCCGACCTCGACGGTGCCACCGTGCGCGTCGCCGGCGACGAGGTCGCGGCGTCCCGCGCCGACCTCCCGTTCGTCGACGGGAGCGCGCGCTCGGCGCGACTGCCGGCGTACCCGAGCGACGAGTAG
- a CDS encoding CrcB family protein, with protein sequence MTGAVPAVVLVGLGGALGAAARHAVGIRIEGRLSVTVVNALGSLALGGTLATPIGSAGTLLAAVGFCGAFTTFSSFAVETVSTAAGGSSGRAARFAAVNLVVALCAFLVGTLLAGALAGGLG encoded by the coding sequence GTGACCGGAGCGGTTCCGGCCGTCGTCCTCGTCGGACTCGGGGGCGCGCTCGGTGCCGCGGCCCGCCACGCGGTCGGGATCCGGATCGAGGGACGGCTGTCGGTCACGGTCGTCAACGCACTCGGTAGCCTCGCGCTCGGCGGAACGCTCGCCACGCCGATCGGGTCCGCGGGAACGCTTCTCGCCGCTGTCGGGTTCTGCGGGGCGTTCACCACATTCTCCTCATTCGCCGTAGAAACCGTCTCGACCGCTGCCGGCGGATCGAGCGGCCGTGCCGCCCGCTTTGCGGCCGTAAATCTTGTCGTCGCGCTCTGTGCGTTCCTCGTTGGAACGCTGCTCGCCGGAGCGCTCGCCGGCGGCCTCGGCTGA
- a CDS encoding DUF1850 domain-containing protein, producing the protein MLTRDTLSRGRLAAALAVIALALCLALAGVAIAGSTGQLLVVEDIETGDRYITHPVDDGSTVALAYTHSVEKTPVYDEYRVEDETLVNTRMEFESYGWGLPSRVNVTNVNGTFVYDPPEPITTLEELSVSPGRIASHTLIVEDQQYDLVAETNATDVRIHVEHRTLTDALT; encoded by the coding sequence GTGCTGACACGAGACACACTCTCACGAGGCCGCCTCGCCGCCGCCCTGGCAGTGATAGCGCTCGCGCTGTGTCTGGCGCTCGCGGGCGTCGCCATCGCGGGATCGACCGGACAGCTGCTCGTCGTCGAGGATATCGAGACGGGCGACCGCTACATCACACATCCCGTCGACGACGGCAGCACTGTCGCACTGGCGTACACGCACAGCGTGGAGAAAACCCCCGTGTACGACGAGTACCGGGTCGAGGACGAGACCCTCGTGAACACGCGCATGGAGTTCGAATCGTACGGCTGGGGGCTCCCGTCGCGGGTGAACGTGACGAACGTCAACGGCACCTTCGTGTACGATCCCCCGGAGCCGATCACGACCTTGGAGGAACTTTCGGTCTCGCCGGGGCGGATCGCAAGCCACACCCTGATCGTCGAGGACCAACAGTATGACTTGGTTGCGGAGACGAACGCCACCGACGTTCGCATTCACGTCGAGCATCGGACCCTGACGGACGCACTCACATGA
- a CDS encoding UPF0146 family protein, giving the protein MVSSSRRALVEPLSRYDRLIEIGVGDRPEVARRLADRGREVVAVDIDIGDRVRAAAAESRDGTLRVTQGDVLALADESDRQATPEPLSFPADAVYACNLPAELQRPTVDLAERLDAACLFTTLGFEEPTVRVRRRSVGEATLYVAREGTDIDGGTHRR; this is encoded by the coding sequence GTGGTATCATCGTCCCGTCGTGCGCTCGTCGAGCCGCTCTCTCGCTACGACCGCCTGATCGAGATCGGCGTCGGCGACCGTCCGGAGGTCGCGCGCAGGCTCGCCGACCGCGGCCGCGAGGTGGTGGCGGTCGACATCGACATCGGCGATCGGGTCCGCGCGGCAGCGGCCGAATCCCGAGACGGAACGCTGCGCGTCACGCAGGGCGACGTGCTCGCGCTCGCGGACGAGAGCGACCGACAGGCCACCCCGGAGCCGCTTTCCTTCCCCGCCGACGCGGTGTACGCGTGTAACCTCCCTGCGGAACTCCAGCGGCCGACGGTCGACCTCGCCGAGCGGCTCGACGCCGCCTGCCTGTTCACCACGCTCGGGTTCGAGGAACCGACGGTCCGAGTCCGTCGCCGGTCGGTGGGCGAAGCCACGCTCTACGTCGCGCGCGAGGGAACGGACATCGACGGCGGGACGCACCGCCGATAG
- a CDS encoding TIGR01548 family HAD-type hydrolase, whose product MQVDAVVLDIDGVLVDVADSYRRAIIESVDRVYGETIDRDAVQSFKNAGGFNNDWELTDAAALYVLARREGLELSVEAFTDRVAEGGGGLDAARAVVRDLPGVEEARVTDRLDSDRLRETFQALYLGEELYRELEGGDPPLSAPGYIHDEPTLVDPETIADLTARFDVGVVTGRPAAEAEIALSRVGLEVPDNRRFTMDDWEEGKPHPHALVALGERFDAERVAFAGDTLDDVRTARNADADDETRVYYGIGVLTGGLTGDSGRETFAENGADAVVDDVNELVELLE is encoded by the coding sequence ATGCAGGTCGACGCAGTGGTCCTCGATATCGACGGGGTGTTGGTCGACGTGGCGGACTCGTATCGCCGAGCGATCATCGAGTCCGTCGATCGGGTGTACGGCGAGACGATCGACCGCGACGCGGTCCAGTCGTTCAAGAACGCCGGCGGGTTCAACAACGACTGGGAGCTGACGGACGCGGCCGCCCTGTACGTGCTGGCGCGCCGCGAGGGGCTCGAACTGAGCGTCGAGGCGTTCACCGACCGGGTGGCCGAGGGCGGCGGCGGGCTCGACGCGGCGAGAGCCGTCGTGCGCGATCTCCCCGGCGTCGAGGAGGCGCGAGTCACCGACCGGTTGGACAGCGATCGGCTCCGCGAGACGTTTCAGGCGCTGTATCTCGGCGAAGAGTTATATCGGGAGCTCGAGGGCGGCGACCCGCCGCTTTCGGCACCGGGGTACATCCACGACGAGCCGACGCTCGTCGACCCGGAGACGATAGCGGACCTGACCGCGCGGTTCGACGTGGGCGTGGTGACCGGGCGACCCGCCGCTGAAGCCGAGATCGCCCTCTCGCGCGTCGGCCTCGAAGTGCCTGATAACCGGCGGTTCACGATGGACGACTGGGAGGAGGGGAAGCCGCACCCGCACGCGCTCGTCGCGCTCGGAGAGCGGTTCGACGCCGAGCGCGTCGCCTTCGCCGGCGACACCCTCGACGACGTGCGGACCGCGCGCAACGCCGACGCCGACGACGAGACGCGCGTGTACTACGGGATCGGCGTTCTCACCGGCGGCTTGACCGGGGATTCGGGACGGGAGACGTTCGCCGAAAACGGAGCCGACGCGGTCGTCGACGACGTGAACGAACTGGTCGAGCTACTGGAGTAG
- a CDS encoding DUF6432 family protein produces the protein MAAKPEYRDRPDVEVALLDALVDRGDEGMTVLELRAAVDADIDAVEEALSSLKADSLITVESAERVRVYPHDRVVPDPDAPAADSDVSLVDQLRDRLGL, from the coding sequence ATGGCCGCCAAGCCGGAATACCGCGACCGGCCGGACGTCGAGGTCGCGCTGCTCGACGCGCTCGTCGACCGCGGCGACGAGGGGATGACGGTGTTGGAGCTTCGCGCAGCCGTCGACGCCGACATCGACGCCGTTGAAGAGGCGCTTTCCTCGCTAAAAGCCGACTCGCTCATCACGGTCGAGAGCGCGGAGCGGGTCCGCGTGTACCCGCACGACCGCGTCGTCCCCGACCCCGACGCGCCGGCCGCCGACAGCGATGTATCGCTCGTCGACCAGCTCCGCGACCGCCTCGGGCTGTAG
- a CDS encoding inorganic phosphate transporter — translation MVVATVATLGVAAAASLFMAWSIGAGSSGSTPFAPAVGANAISVMRAGLVVGVLGLLGAVLQGANVTEAVGTELIGGVTLTAGAAIVALVTAAVLVAIGVFAGYPIATAFTVTGAVVGVGLAMGGDPAWPKYREILTLWVLTPFVGGGVAYGVARTLIGERLPERPLTAGLAGVVGALVANVGFAVLGPEGEQASIASALGPGLGVGTQIGSGAVTLAVAALVALAVYADLGRDREGAQRRFLLAMGGLVAFSAGGSQVGLAIGPLVPIFSDVGVPLWALLVGGGVGLLAGSWTGAPRMIKALAQDYASMGPRRSISALIPSFAIAQTAVAFGIPVSFNEIIVSAIVGAGYAAGDAGVSRAKMAYTVFAWVASLVGSLALGYGVYSAVQFVL, via the coding sequence ATGGTCGTCGCCACTGTCGCCACGCTCGGCGTCGCCGCCGCCGCCAGCCTCTTCATGGCGTGGTCCATCGGCGCGGGCTCGTCCGGATCGACCCCGTTCGCGCCCGCCGTCGGCGCGAATGCGATCTCGGTGATGCGCGCGGGACTCGTCGTCGGCGTCCTCGGACTGCTCGGCGCGGTGCTACAGGGGGCGAACGTGACCGAGGCGGTCGGCACGGAACTGATCGGCGGCGTCACGCTCACGGCCGGCGCGGCCATCGTCGCGCTCGTCACCGCCGCCGTCCTCGTCGCGATCGGCGTGTTCGCGGGGTATCCCATCGCAACCGCGTTCACGGTGACGGGCGCGGTCGTCGGCGTCGGCCTCGCGATGGGCGGCGACCCCGCGTGGCCGAAGTACAGGGAGATCCTCACGCTGTGGGTGCTCACGCCGTTCGTCGGCGGCGGCGTCGCGTACGGCGTCGCCCGCACGCTGATCGGCGAACGCCTCCCGGAACGGCCACTCACCGCCGGCCTCGCGGGGGTCGTCGGCGCGCTCGTCGCCAACGTCGGCTTCGCGGTCCTCGGTCCCGAGGGCGAGCAAGCGTCGATCGCGTCGGCGCTCGGCCCCGGGCTCGGCGTCGGCACACAGATCGGGAGCGGGGCGGTCACGCTCGCCGTGGCCGCGCTCGTCGCGCTCGCGGTGTACGCGGACCTCGGGCGCGACCGCGAGGGCGCACAGCGCCGCTTCCTGCTCGCGATGGGGGGATTGGTGGCCTTCTCGGCGGGCGGGTCACAGGTCGGGCTCGCGATCGGGCCGCTCGTGCCGATCTTCAGCGACGTCGGCGTCCCGCTGTGGGCGCTCCTCGTCGGCGGGGGCGTCGGGCTGCTCGCGGGGTCGTGGACCGGTGCGCCGCGGATGATCAAGGCGCTCGCGCAGGACTACGCCTCGATGGGGCCGCGTCGGTCGATCTCGGCGCTCATCCCCTCGTTCGCGATCGCACAGACCGCCGTCGCGTTCGGCATCCCCGTCTCGTTCAACGAGATCATCGTCTCGGCGATCGTCGGGGCCGGCTACGCGGCCGGCGACGCCGGCGTGAGCCGGGCGAAGATGGCCTACACCGTGTTCGCGTGGGTCGCGTCGCTCGTCGGGTCGCTCGCGCTGGGATACGGCGTGTACTCCGCGGTGCAGTTCGTGCTCTGA